From the genome of Solanum stenotomum isolate F172 chromosome 5, ASM1918654v1, whole genome shotgun sequence:
TTATTTTGTAAACAGAccaaaatggaaaataaaataaacaaattaaaacggagggaatgtaaattttattttatacatcgAAAATGTAAAATTCTTTATATTGATGATGTAGTTTAacttattattataaatttattacttcttatatctcaatttatattGTACAGAAGAAATTTCGAAATTCAAACTTTTTAACTTTGATCGTGTGAATTCGAACATAGAAGCTTTAAGTtcaaatttatgtatttatcaatcacataaaaataatatatgttttgaCCTAACTACATATCTTACcatgttgtatatatatgtattggCTGTATGCTGCTTGTAACTAGAATGTGTAGAGCTGTGTGTCATTTTGTAGTCTTTCGAGCTAAAATATTCCTATTATCAAAGTCACGACCAAccacaatttatttaatttcattgtTGTTTAATGTGAAATGTGGAGAAAATTATGTTTGGAATATTTTACTCCTTCATATATATGTAATCGAAATGATTTTAGTGTATGCAAAAATGATTGTTTAAGTTCATACACATTatgtagttaaaatattttttagtatatagaaaaaataataattttaatcttttacATATATCTTACGCAATTGAAATAGTTCTTGATGTatcaaaaaatgattatttaaatactcaactttgaagATAACGATGCAAATAAAACCATGGTAAATTTAAATAACAACTTatatgaaaaacataaaaaataaccaaCTAGGATTGTGAGAGTATGGTGAGTActctttcattcttaattagaagtcttgaatttaaatttctatGATAATGAAGTCGGATATCGGACATTAGATAAggaaaaagaacataaaaaatgaaatctttCAACCATAACCAAAAAAGTGGAGGGAAAGATGTAAATTGATGGGATTTAatttactactccctccatccACTTATATTTGACAATGTTAtgctttttgaaagtcaatttgattaattttcaaagttaaatgagattacattaattcgatattttaaataaaaaataaatattcaaaaactatacaaaaagtactataaattgcaattttttcatATCGATATGATGaaaaatgctcataaaatattagtcaatttttttataatttaactctaaaaaaaaaaccacgATAATTAAAGGTGGACGGAAAGAGTAATACTACTTTTTTTTACAAACTAAGAAGAAATTACTCTTGGAATTGGAAATTGAAAGTGAGAAAGTGAAAGTAGAAAAGTTTGAGACCTTTTCATTACTTGTTCCAATATAATCTTGAGACATGAAGAATAAAATgattacaaaataattaattcaatttggaCCCACATGTGTCTGATTCAAAAAAATTAGGGGACCAGTTCTGTTGTTTTGTAATTCCCAAGGGCTAGTCCGTGAATCTCTGATACTCTTCTCGTCACGTGTGTCACTGTACACTCAGCGTGTGGGGTTCCCACACTCTTATTCgatatttattttgagttttaaaactaatttaaatttttttgtattaatattaggaagttaaaaaaaaattatatataaaatttaaatttaaaatctttaattaaaaatatattataggACTTGATTGGTGATATATATAGTTCTTGTgtaattttgttctttgttttatatattcTCTGCTGTTTAAAATGTGTGttactataataataaatataaatgtgatTTTAGAAATCAagagaataaatatttttttgttttctcttaCTACATAATCTAAAAGGTCTGAACTATAATAAGGATAATTTTAGAAAAGGAGAGGATAACTtgatgaatataatttttatgatttataagTCTATCGAGAAAATATAATCGGATTTCGGATCCAATATCGAGAAAAtcataaattgaaatgataAGAAATATTAGATATTGAAAGTTAGCATAACATgagataaaaattatttaaaataatataagagGCATAAAAATATCACCTACCGACATAAGGACTCAACAaatcgaacaattattatacaatagtatttaactatatatataactataaaACAAAACGTAAGAGGAAATTTTAATTGTTGATACATATGTGCATGCTTGAAGAATCGCGTGCTTTTAAGCATGAACTttgtaaattatgaatttttttttttatagaaagtGTTAATTCTTTACGATAAAATCATATAtaacatgaatttaaattaGTTAACCATGAAGTTCGATACTAGATGGATAAACTAATAATAGCTATTTTATACTtttcttaattcgattatttttcaatcttgagaaaagaagaaaagtctATATATGATAACTCTGTCTAATATTTTCAAGGGACAACTCGCCAAGCTTATAGTGGACATGGGTTGGGTCATCGACGATTACGACCATTCAAAGACATAGCTGGAGTACTACATAAAGTTGGAACACACGAGAGCGAGGTGCATGTGAAGAAATCTTAAATTCATATACATAACACATgttttacaagaaaataataataataataatcaaaaaaagaatcaaatttgtTAGCTATCATtttcaaaatactatttttttttcatttttatatatgaTAGCCCTTTTGAAAATAActtcttcttttaaatttgTCATAACTCACTTTTTCTGCTTGCTAGTTggcaattttttctattttcttactGCAGAATTATACcagatttgaaataaataattgtgaCATCAAATAGTTGGTGTGTTTTATATTGGGAAAGTTACAAATATATACGCTTCGTTCAATTAGtttaccaatatatattataagacTCGTAATTATtccttttattatttgttatataCTCGCATGATTGGCCCATATATATGTAGCTTGTCCCAAAAATTCAAGCAAACACTAATTTTAATGCacattttcaatcttttaattccttttttttttctggacGTGACAATTTTCACATGACTAGtctccaatttatttttatttatttattggaaattatttaatttaagaattNTATATGTAGCTTGTCCCAAAAATTCAAGCAAACACTAATTTTAATGCacattttcaatcttttaattccttttttttttctggacGTGACAATTTTCACATGACTAGtctccaatttatttttatttatttattgaaattatttaatttaagaattttgtCGTGTCCTATTTCGTCAATCATGTTGTAATTTCTATATAATTGTACCTTTGAAAATGagtgaaacatatatatatatatatatagtctcCATCATGATCTTTGAGAAATGTACTCTGATATATATAAGGAATAATATTGGATTGCAAGTCCAATTACTCCCAATGTCCCATTTTAACTGTTGtttataacctttttttttttataaaaaaattacttcacAAGTACAAGGTGTATatagtttattattttctttttcttaatattAAAGTTGGCgaattaaatttctaaagtgataattattttgaatgaaACCAAATTTAAGGATCTGTTTGGCAAAGCTGCTAGTTCATGTtatcttcttcattttatttttattttgcttgGTTTTTCCGGGTATTTGTTATTCGCTTTGGGTACCAAATAATCAAATTCTAGTGAAAATTAATTAAGCCTTATTTAATTTGaggaataaaatgttttttaaagaGCGATTTCATTCCTCATCCAAACTTTCTAATCAAGAACGAAAAAATACTTATTGACATTGCCCACCGCCAGTCGCGGAGCCACCTTACAATGAGGGTTCATCTGAGACCCTCGGgggaaaattatatgatttatatatgattaaaataattttttaggtatatatagtagatgtcgaacccccttcgatTACTTCGTGtatctatttttttagatttaaaacccccttattaaaaatTTTGGCTCGACCACTGCCCACTGCGATCTGTCATCTTCACCCTATGTTTAACCTCTAAAAaccaataaaagaagaaagcaaCTAGCTTGATAGCATGGCAACAGTTCAATTAAAGTGGTCCTTACCCTAGAATTATTgtgcaaataaaaataagggACATAATTAtacaagataatatatataattatttttgttataaaatatgattttctcATTAGCTCATAATGGGAAGATCGTACACATGATGGGAAATAGACTTGCGATAAAATCCGAGAAAACCTATTAATTCTTTTAAGtgaaaaactattatttttttttcttattgctTCAATCAAAATATCTACATATAGAAATAACTAATGAACATTTTTCAGCGAAAAATATcacataagaaataataaatttttaatagtGTCGATGTGTGGGGCTAGGGGTGAGATGGATTTGATTAAACGTAAGATAACATCCATGCAAATTAATATATTGCAAGAATTATTGCGTATGGGACGTGATTTGGTTAAAGATCTcgatttttatattatatatatatatatattattttattattttttttattttttattttttattttttaactccTGATATATTCTcactactagatgtggtttatttttatttttattaactttttttttaagataacaagattattttttcctacattaaaaaatatattgcaaGAATTATTATAAGTTGAAACTTTGAAGATcatcttttcttcaaaaaaatcatCCTTCCATCTTACAAAATCTTTCGAATTTCGAAAGTTAAGGTCTTAAATTTTGATCATAAACTCtaatatatgatatttaaaaatagaatttaattacatatttaaaaaactaCGTAAAGAGGTATAAGtcacgataattaattatttaaaaggaaataatctatcagttctttattttcattttttttttcgttttttccataattaattattgatttttttttaagtaaaagGCAAATGGCTTTTTTCATTTGAATAAAACAGTGAGCAAACACAATGCACGTTCCCCAAAAGCCAAACATTTCTAACTTTTTTTGGGACTAACCAACACATGGGGTTGTCTTGCTAGAACTCTATGGGATCCAATGCTACTATATACTCCAAATATAtttgtacaaaaagaaaatttcattttataccaaaaaagaagttaaaataaGATCTTTTTCGAAGTTAGATGTCATAAAAGCACTTCTCTTAAGTTTAATCTAAGCTCCAACGATGAAAAAGTATTGATatcaatatatttgataaactATCCCAACCATCTTGAGTCTTTTTTATATCAGTACAGTTCAaggtaatttattattttgatcttAGAACATAAGAATTGCATTGTCATTACAATGTCATATTTATTatgtgaaataattatttatttcagtaCAACATCGTaaagtatatattaaaatattatttaaatcacAAAGTAATAGTCCAGTctaaataattatcaacatttCTTAAGATTGTAGCTTCATTAACGGATGCTTATCTTGATTGCATTTCAATTTTTTGCCAATAACatgcaaaaagtaaaataattattaaattaaaatttctcagcacaattttttttaaaaaagtctaATGAATTCAAATGCAAGTATATGAAACTATTCCTAATAACAagtataacaataataaatattaaaaatttgtatAGATATTGTATCCTGTTATAAATACATTGAACTAAGTGGATTGTCCATTGAGTTTATTCATGAATTACTTGAAttcatttatgtatattttcaatGTGATATGATCCATTGTGGATAATTATGTACCTATTTGTTTGGGCATTTAATAGGGAAAAAACATATATTCCCCTTTAAACTTGTttcgaaaagtcagttacacgcttaaactattATGACGACCTATAACACACATTTActacttaaaagtgaatttatttaccCCCTAAAACTAATGtggcaaaataattttttttaaaaaaaaacaggcGCGTCAGATTtattaaagtagaaaaaaaaaatttcaaaattcaattagACCCCACTCCACTCTTCACAACccaccctcttcttcttcttcaaccccACCCTCTTGAGGAAACacatttttctcctctttctttTAAGCAAAAATCTCTCCTTCTTCCTTCTTTGACTTCTTCTCAGCTTGCTTAGCATATTAGTTATCATCAATCTACGTTTTGTGAGTTTTGATTTGTGTttgttaataaaaaatttcttaatgTCATCGGCGGGATAAAAATTTGGGGGTTTCTTAGCCGTTGCAGCTATGGTGGGCTTTTTTAGAGAAACGGGAGAATTTTCCACTCCATAAATCAGCTCCATGTTTCAATTAGTGTTCTTGGCGGCCATtgttaaaattttcatcttattgtaatttttctatgaagaaaatataattattagagaattttaataattagttGGAGATTATTAGTGTAAAATATagttaacaaaagaaaagttaactaaaaataaaaaagaatataattttttttaatttttgacatGGCGCTGACGTACACCACATATTGTGAGAGTTGTGTTACACGTCTCAGGGTAAATAAATGGTCGTCACTCGTCGTACACCACATATTGTGAAAGTTGTGTTACATCTCTCAGGGTAAATAAATGGTCGTCACTTATTATAATAGTTTAAGCGTATAATCGACTTTTCAGGAAaaaattttttagttaaaagaaaaaagtacaAACACACGCCCACCGTGGGGCTCGAACCCACGACCACAAGGTTAAGAGCCTTGCGCTCTACCAACTGAGCTAGACGGGCTTATTGATATTCCTAACATACAGAAACAAGATACCTTAAAAATATCACCATAGGATTAAAATTCTTGTGCCACAAAACTTTAGCTAACTTTCTATTCACAATCCTTTAATCTATGTAAGCTTAAAATAGTTCTCTAGCGAAAAGGTTGCCAACTACAAACATCTTTTGAAACGTGATTTTTCTTGAGTCGAGAATCTATTGAAAATAACTTTTCCACCCAACTAAGGTAAGAATAAAGTCTTTGTATACTAGATATGTTGTTGTCATAATTAACAAATGTACTTGcgtatatgaaaataaaatcatgtcTACAAATTCGTATCAAAATACATTTGCCAAGTCTTAAAGAAGTTGAGTAGTGACATTTATGAAGGTACGGATATAATATCTCTACACCAGGCACGTTGTTGTCGTAATTATTAAAAGTAGAAATAAAATACGTATACACCAggtatattattattgtaattaataAATGTACTTAAGTATATGGGAAAAAAAACTATGTTTGCAAATTCGTACCAAAATGCATTTGTCAAGTCTTCATCTCAATCTCGAAAATAGTAAAACACACAAGCAAGTAGAATACAAATGCTAGTCTTAATCACCAATAGTTACTTGTTTTACATgtacacacaaaataaaaactaaaatggATCGTGAAGGCCAACATACAAGTCGATTGTAACAACTCCAATTTCACAATAGAAACATTCAAATACTATAATCAGTAAACTCGAAGTTTCAACAGAAACATAAAACGAAAAAAGAGTAGTATTGTAGAAGATAACTACAAAGGAGATGAAAAGCACAACTAAAAGAAAGGGAATGAGAGAACTAGAcatttttctcaacaatttGCATAAACCGCTCTTTCTCATCCGTTATCATTTTAGCTAGTTGTTAATTGGGCTTGGGTCCCGAATCAGCCTTTGCAAAGACTTTCCAGTTTTGTTGGTTCTTCTCGACCCAGTAACTAATTGTGTGTCATCCGTATAGGCCTCAAAATTGGGCCGATGTTGATTCATAACATTGATCCAACAAAAACTTCACCAGAGTTTTATTTCTTCAAGACACAACATTTGATGAAAGTTACGAATGAATATGTTACTTCTTAGGAAAAGGAATTAAGACCTTCAATATACGAAAATCACTACTAAGAATATAGGAACTAGCAACAGTTCTGTAGCTAAACAATAGGTAAACCTATTTAGCGACGGATTAGAAATGGATTATCACAAAGTTCTGTTAGCTACGAGTAAATTAGCGATGAATTCGTAGCTAATTCCAATTTCTTTTTGTTGTAGTAAACTAGCCAGTTAAGCGGCATTATAAACTTAAAACTGCATCTTTGCatctaaacaaaatattaagTTGGATTTTGAACTCAATATCCATGTTTTTACTACATATATTTTTAgctttttcaattaattattgtgTGTTTGTAATTACATAGTTCTTgcattacatatatatttctgtttttctttattGCATCGTTTATGCACATTGACGGATCTACTTAGGCCCAAGGTCCAAGGTGTCACGCGACACTGCTTCATCGAAAAAATTtgctaaatatttatatataattcaaaGACAACAGTAAAAACTGAAATATATATTACAAAGTGACAACTCTTGACCAAGAGaggccaaaaaaaaaagtagtgaATTTATTATCTACACATATGATAACgcaaatataaataagaatttGATATTCATTCACTCATTTTTTCGTGATTTTGGGAGGAGGATTAAATGCTCGACAATTTTTTCTGACTTCACCTGATTTCCCCACAAGAACTTGAGTGTTACCTAACTTGATCAATGCATTCGCGAAAGCCTGTTGGAAGGCTTTTGGATTAGAAGCAAAATTCGTCACAATCCCAGCAGTTGATCCATCTGATTCAAGTAACTGATCAATCTTCAATATTCCTTTCTTCAATTTCAGTTGTTTGTAAAAAGAGTTATCAACGACAAATGAAGTGTTTTGATCCAAGAACACAGGCGAGCCACCATTAGCACTACACGTCTTTTTAAGACTAGTAAACAATTTGGTATCCATGCTTCCATCCGCCCTCGATAGCCTATCCTCTTGAATAAAACTACAATGTGTAATTCCCACTGTGTGGCCACCTAAAAGCGACACCATTTCATTCACATTAAATCCTTTGCTTTGAAAAATTTGAATTGCTTGTGGCACTGTTATACTAGGGCCTGGCAGGTTCACTTGTGATGGGTCTGATACTAGCCCATCGCGCCTGCCAGTGGGTATACTATAGCCCGGTCCTCCAGCTAATGCAACTGCATCTCGAGTAGCTAATGCAATGATGTCTGCACAGGACACTGTATTAGGACATGTAGCTTCTAATTTACTCTTTATTTGATCAATCAACTCGTATCCTCTTACAGATCCATTTGCACCTGCATCTTTTTCTGACTTTTTATTCTTCGTGTTTTTGGAGTCTATCAACAACGATGCATCACAACCCTGAAAATCATACTACACATTattataacttcaaaattttatcaaataatagcaaaaaaaatataatagtttTTTCTCACCCTCACGAAGCAGTCATGAAAATACATTCTCAGCAATGCTGCTGTGATGGTACGATCCGATGAAAACCGGGTTCGCACCGTATCTCGAACTATGGTTTCTGCTGCTGGACATCTAGCTTTAGTATTGTAGAAACCAACTTGAAGTTGAGCAGATACGATTGTTGCTAAGTGCAGAGTAATacagaagaaaaacaaaaataatatcttcttgtccatcttaacaaaataatatcAGATTTAAGGTTTGATAATGGGCAAAGAAGCCACAGCATTTATATATAGCTAGTACTTGATGTGATTCacttttcattttagtctgtCTGACATATTTCtgtattaagtaacaatttaactttaaaatatctattttatccttaatgaaattatttatagtcacacaaatatctatcacTTGTTTTAGACCAGATATTTCgaaagtctttctttcttaaactatgTGTGAAATCAAACTAATTCATATAAAATGGAACAGAGAgagtattgtaatttatttggAGGGTAAAGGGGAATGATGTGGTAGGCCACTAAGAGGTTAGAGGTTTGGAAGTCAAAGCTTTACTCGGATGCACGTCTTGTTATTGAATATAACTAATACTAGTTCTGACCTATGAAAAAGCACTAATGTGTGTTTACCTTGTATCAGTAGCTAATAGGAgtacttaaaaagaaaaataaaatacgtgtgagttcaatttgaaaaataccACTTGAACCTTGGAGTCAATGTGTAGGATCTCGTGCTTGCACATGctcaatatatgttttttttttttgtttcaattgatgtgatatatttaaaatttggagagtttattaaattttaatataatttttagattttttaagttgttaattaattattctgatttatcatattttttacataatttttaaaaaataatatatgttacgtTATTCCCTCAGTATCAAGTTATGTAGTGCCAATAgaatttcgaaagtcaattaaatttttttatgtcttttaaatttttaagttgttaattattgtgatttatattaattttttacgTCGTTTTTTATAATCTATGTTACTTTCTCTAACCCAATTTATGCGGTAATCACGAAATTTCGAGAGTCAGTCGAATGTTTTaattatatgtctttttaaatattttaagttagttattttattatgatttatagtactttttacgtaatttttaaataatatatgtttctcCCTTTGTTAATTAATGTGGCACAgatagaatttcaagagtcaaccaattttttaatttgtttttaaacatttcaAATTGTGGAATTTACACTACTTTTTACGTTGTttctaaataatatatgtacTTTCTCTATCTCATTATATGTGACACCGATAGAATTTAAAGTCAACCattttttttagggaaaaaggacaaatatacccccgaactatcgtaaatggtatacagtccgtcatacttttgggatattggtgcccctgccgtccaaaaactagagcatatataccctttatactagcggacatacacgtgtcataatcttatccaccgatccGATATTTATCAATGGATAAGATTATGCCacatgtccctatttagtcttccgttagagtgaagggcatatatatgctctagtttttggacggcatgggcaccaatgtcccaaaagtatgacggagggtatttgcataccatttacgatagttcagagatatatttgtccttttccccattattttatgtctttaaaatatttaattaagttGTTATTCATCGTGATTTATAATACCTTTTCCACAATTTTTGAATACATAAAGAACTAAACAATAATGCAAGCAAATTAGAACAAGAAACCACTAAAAAATTATCATACTGCCCTTGAAGTGCCAAAGTAGGTATGTTGACTTGTTGCCTACTTGGTTCAGACGAAGTAGATAGATCAAATGAATGAAATTCATGTGGCTCTTATGCCACTTTTGATGGTCTCGAGTGTAACGACCCTCTTAGTcgttttatgtattttaattattatttttatattagccCTTTTTAGTAGTTTTTCTAAATAAGTTATGACTTACAAGAATGAGTGGAAtaattttcagatttaataaaagattattttgttgctaataataatagaaaaggaaaataaataaataaataataaaaggaaaaaagaaataaaagggtAAATGTTACTGACTGTTGTGAACAACAGCAGTTCGCTAGCGCAGCcgagaaaaagaaatagaaagggTTGGAATACTCACCTGCGCCGTCGACAAGAGCATTCAGGTGAGAATTGTATCTCCAAATCTAGTGATTTTACAATTTAAGGCTTAGGCGAGAGAACAAACATATTGCATTCACGTTAATGAAGTAATATGATAGTGGGATGGCAGGAGATTGTTGTTGCTGTG
Proteins encoded in this window:
- the LOC125864243 gene encoding peroxidase 44-like, encoding MDKKILFLFFFCITLHLATIVSAQLQVGFYNTKARCPAAETIVRDTVRTRFSSDRTITAALLRMYFHDCFVRGCDASLLIDSKNTKNKKSEKDAGANGSVRGYELIDQIKSKLEATCPNTVSCADIIALATRDAVALAGGPGYSIPTGRRDGLVSDPSQVNLPGPSITVPQAIQIFQSKGFNVNEMVSLLGGHTVGITHCSFIQEDRLSRADGSMDTKLFTSLKKTCSANGGSPVFLDQNTSFVVDNSFYKQLKLKKGILKIDQLLESDGSTAGIVTNFASNPKAFQQAFANALIKLGNTQVLVGKSGEVRKNCRAFNPPPKITKK